In Brevundimonas sp. SGAir0440, one DNA window encodes the following:
- a CDS encoding cation diffusion facilitator family transporter, producing the protein MTTPAPAPASLDDAHLATRRITRLSVGVAVALIAMKAFALGASGSVSILATLADSVLDLAASLTTFFAVRWAAAPADENHRYGHGKGEALSALVQAGLVFASALFIAWEGVQRIFDPRPVTSGVWATGVMVAAIAITAWLVWMQTQTLKKTGSLAVAGDRAHYAADLAANVVVLIGVISGAFLGAPGLDAAAGIVVAVWLFWGATGMLKAAADHLLDRAVPEADRAAITKAVLADPQVFGVHQLRTRMSGQVMMIQMHVDLDAHQTLDAAHAIVVAAENRVLAQYPAADILIHADPRGHARPQPAVPAAAPAEPQAASTGPAPKGPWS; encoded by the coding sequence ATGACGACGCCCGCCCCCGCCCCCGCCTCGCTCGACGACGCCCATCTGGCCACCCGCCGCATCACCCGCCTGTCGGTCGGGGTCGCGGTGGCGCTGATCGCGATGAAGGCCTTTGCGCTGGGCGCCTCAGGCTCGGTCTCCATCCTGGCGACCCTGGCGGATTCGGTGCTGGATCTGGCGGCGTCCCTGACCACCTTTTTCGCCGTGCGCTGGGCCGCCGCCCCGGCCGACGAGAACCACCGCTATGGCCACGGCAAGGGCGAGGCGCTGTCGGCCCTGGTCCAGGCCGGGTTGGTCTTCGCCTCGGCCCTCTTCATCGCCTGGGAGGGGGTGCAGCGCATCTTCGACCCCCGTCCCGTGACCTCCGGCGTCTGGGCCACGGGCGTCATGGTCGCGGCCATCGCCATCACCGCCTGGCTGGTGTGGATGCAGACCCAGACGCTGAAGAAGACCGGCTCTCTCGCCGTCGCCGGCGACCGCGCCCATTACGCCGCCGACCTGGCCGCAAACGTCGTTGTGCTGATCGGGGTGATTTCGGGGGCCTTCCTGGGCGCGCCGGGACTGGATGCGGCCGCCGGCATCGTCGTCGCCGTCTGGCTGTTCTGGGGCGCGACGGGCATGTTGAAGGCCGCCGCCGATCACCTGCTGGACCGCGCCGTGCCCGAGGCCGACCGCGCCGCCATCACCAAGGCCGTCCTGGCCGACCCCCAGGTCTTCGGCGTGCACCAGTTGCGCACCCGCATGTCTGGTCAGGTGATGATGATCCAGATGCATGTCGACCTGGACGCGCACCAGACGCTGGACGCCGCCCACGCCATCGTCGTCGCCGCCGAGAACCGGGTGCTGGCTCAGTATCCCGCCGCCGACATCCTGATCCACGCCGACCCGCGCGGCCACGCCCGTCCGCAGCCCGCGGTCCCGGCCGCGGCTCCCGCCGAGCCCCAAGCCGCCTCGACCGGCCCCGCGCCCAAGGGGCCGTGGTCCTGA
- a CDS encoding undecaprenyl-diphosphate phosphatase: protein MSDWLAAIILGLVEGLTEFIPVSSTGHMLLLGHFMGFESAGKTFEIVIQLGALLAIVSVYFKKLWTLATRWPFDAEARRFLIGLLVAFAPAVVIGFLAYDFIKTVLFETPQVVCIALIVGGVILLLLDRMDKTPRWLDAEAYPMRIYFLIGLFQCLAMIPGVSRSGATIAGGLLLRTDKRSAAEFSFFLALPTMGAAVAYDLLKNHKTLDFSDIGLIVVGFVVAFISALAVVRFLLDFVSKRGFGVFAWWRIVVGVVGLALLQAGF from the coding sequence ATGTCGGACTGGCTTGCCGCCATCATCCTGGGTCTGGTCGAGGGGCTGACCGAGTTCATTCCGGTCTCGTCCACCGGCCATATGCTGCTGCTGGGCCATTTCATGGGCTTCGAGAGCGCGGGCAAGACGTTCGAGATCGTGATCCAGCTGGGCGCCCTGCTGGCCATCGTCAGCGTCTATTTCAAAAAGCTGTGGACCCTGGCGACGCGCTGGCCCTTCGACGCCGAGGCGCGCCGATTTCTGATCGGCCTGCTGGTCGCCTTCGCGCCGGCCGTCGTGATCGGTTTCCTGGCCTATGACTTCATCAAGACGGTGCTGTTCGAGACGCCGCAGGTGGTGTGCATCGCCCTGATCGTCGGCGGGGTGATCCTGTTGCTGCTGGATCGGATGGACAAGACGCCCAGGTGGCTGGACGCCGAGGCCTATCCGATGCGCATCTATTTCCTGATCGGCCTGTTCCAGTGCCTGGCCATGATCCCCGGCGTGTCGCGGTCCGGCGCCACCATCGCCGGCGGCCTACTGCTGAGAACCGACAAGCGGTCGGCGGCCGAGTTCAGTTTCTTTCTGGCCCTGCCCACCATGGGGGCGGCGGTGGCCTATGACCTGCTGAAGAACCACAAGACGCTGGATTTCAGCGACATCGGCCTGATCGTCGTGGGCTTCGTCGTGGCCTTCATCTCGGCCCTGGCGGTGGTGCGGTTCCTGCTCGATTTCGTGTCCAAGCGCGGCTTCGGCGTCTTCGCCTGGTGGCGGATCGTGGTCGGGGTCGTGGGGCTGGCGCTGTTGCAGGCGGGGTTCTGA
- a CDS encoding class I SAM-dependent methyltransferase: MTTLLYGRPPVVFDPPGDAIQTSPLIPDSAALEAQEPGSADSIMIYAPPGVLERRYVLALALKALKVGGQLDVMAPKDKGGSRLGKELKTFGLEVAETAKAHHRRCIVIRPETVEGLDEAIASGGPQIVPGLEAWSQPGVFAWDRIDPGSALLAEHLPPMKGEGVDLGCGYGALSIVVLRSPAVTKLKMVDLDRRAIQAARRNIEDDRAKVWWSDARTLDAKGDKDFVVSNPPFHDGGAEDRRLGQAFIRKAAELLKKGGVAWVVANRHLPYEAELNAAFKRVRLVAEAGGYKLFEAVK; the protein is encoded by the coding sequence ATGACCACGCTTCTGTATGGCCGCCCGCCGGTCGTCTTCGATCCGCCCGGCGACGCAATCCAGACCTCGCCCCTGATCCCGGACTCGGCTGCGCTGGAGGCGCAGGAACCGGGCTCGGCCGACAGCATCATGATCTACGCCCCGCCCGGCGTGCTGGAGCGGCGCTACGTGCTGGCCCTGGCGCTGAAGGCGCTGAAAGTGGGGGGACAGCTGGACGTCATGGCGCCCAAGGACAAGGGCGGATCGCGCCTGGGCAAGGAGCTGAAGACGTTCGGCCTGGAGGTCGCCGAGACCGCCAAGGCGCACCATCGTCGCTGCATCGTCATTCGACCCGAAACGGTCGAGGGGCTGGACGAAGCCATCGCCTCCGGCGGGCCGCAGATCGTGCCGGGACTGGAAGCCTGGTCGCAGCCCGGCGTGTTCGCCTGGGACCGGATCGATCCGGGTTCGGCGCTGCTGGCCGAACACCTGCCGCCGATGAAGGGCGAGGGGGTCGATCTGGGCTGCGGCTATGGCGCGCTGTCGATCGTAGTGCTGCGCTCGCCCGCCGTGACCAAGCTGAAGATGGTCGATCTGGATCGCCGCGCCATCCAGGCCGCTCGCCGCAATATCGAGGACGACCGCGCCAAGGTGTGGTGGTCGGACGCCCGCACCCTGGACGCCAAGGGCGACAAGGATTTCGTGGTCAGCAATCCCCCCTTCCACGACGGCGGGGCCGAGGACAGGCGGCTGGGGCAGGCCTTTATCCGCAAGGCGGCCGAACTGCTGAAGAAGGGCGGCGTCGCCTGGGTCGTGGCCAACCGGCACCTGCCGTATGAGGCCGAGCTGAACGCGGCGTTCAAGCGGGTGCGGCTGGTCGCCGAGGCGGGCGGCTACAAGCTGTTCGAGGCGGTGAAGTGA
- a CDS encoding pseudouridine synthase: MKKVPTSRVDRLLGSMGYGSRAEMARMAKAGGIVLDGTDLTDVSKRIAVTPDLPGRMEIDGEPLDPVQGLVILLNKPLGMTCSHKEEGALVYDILPGRWRARDPAISTIGRLDKQTTGLLLLTDDGDLLHRVISPKRHVAKVYRAGLARPLTGTEGALFASGELVLEGEDKPLAPAVLEVVSPTEALLTVTEGRYHQVRRMFAAAGNHVETLHREQLGGLVLPADLAPGQWRLATADEVASIFTAPGSVG, from the coding sequence ATGAAGAAAGTCCCGACGTCGAGGGTCGATCGTCTGCTGGGCTCGATGGGCTATGGATCCCGCGCCGAGATGGCGCGGATGGCCAAGGCGGGCGGCATCGTGCTGGACGGGACGGACCTGACGGACGTGTCCAAACGCATCGCCGTGACGCCCGATCTGCCCGGCCGGATGGAGATCGACGGCGAGCCTCTGGACCCCGTGCAGGGTCTGGTGATCCTGCTGAACAAGCCGCTGGGCATGACCTGTTCCCACAAGGAAGAGGGGGCGCTGGTCTATGACATCCTGCCGGGGCGCTGGCGGGCGCGCGATCCCGCCATCTCGACCATCGGACGGCTGGACAAGCAGACGACGGGTCTGCTGCTGCTGACTGACGACGGCGATCTGCTGCACCGGGTGATCAGTCCCAAGCGCCATGTGGCCAAGGTTTACCGGGCGGGTCTGGCGCGGCCGCTGACCGGAACGGAAGGCGCGCTGTTCGCTTCGGGCGAGCTGGTGCTGGAGGGCGAGGACAAGCCGTTGGCGCCGGCGGTGCTGGAGGTGGTTTCGCCGACCGAGGCTCTGCTGACGGTGACGGAGGGGCGCTATCATCAGGTGCGCCGGATGTTCGCCGCCGCCGGCAACCACGTCGAAACCCTTCATCGCGAACAGCTGGGCGGACTGGTCCTGCCCGCCGATCTGGCGCCTGGTCAGTGGCGCCTCGCGACGGCGGACGAGGTCGCTTCGATCTTCACGGCGCCCGGGAGCGTGGGTTGA
- a CDS encoding phosphoribosylanthranilate isomerase, translating to MTTKIKICGLTTPDTLNVALVGGADFVGAVVFPKSPRHLDPETAAALFERARGRAKIVAVTVDPDDALLQQIARTLRPDLIQLHGSEAPARAERVRALTGAGVIKALPIRQADDFAAADAWDDHADHLMFDAKPPEGSALPGGVGHSFDWTLLSGRAFRHPWFLAGGLNPDNVAEALRMTGVPMVDVSSGVESAPGVKDADRIAAFIQNARRS from the coding sequence ATGACGACCAAGATCAAGATCTGCGGCCTGACCACGCCCGACACGCTCAACGTCGCTCTGGTGGGCGGAGCGGATTTCGTGGGGGCGGTGGTGTTCCCCAAAAGCCCGCGCCATCTGGATCCCGAAACCGCCGCCGCCCTGTTCGAGCGGGCGCGGGGGCGGGCGAAGATCGTGGCGGTGACGGTCGATCCCGACGACGCCCTGCTGCAACAGATCGCCCGGACGCTAAGGCCCGACCTCATCCAGCTGCATGGGTCTGAGGCGCCGGCGCGGGCAGAGCGCGTGCGGGCGCTGACGGGGGCGGGTGTGATCAAGGCCCTACCCATCCGCCAGGCGGACGATTTCGCCGCCGCCGATGCGTGGGATGATCATGCCGATCATCTGATGTTCGACGCCAAGCCGCCGGAGGGGTCGGCGCTGCCCGGCGGGGTGGGGCACAGTTTTGACTGGACCCTGCTGTCGGGTCGCGCCTTTCGACATCCGTGGTTCCTGGCGGGCGGTCTGAACCCGGACAATGTGGCCGAGGCGCTGAGGATGACGGGCGTGCCCATGGTCGATGTGTCCTCTGGCGTGGAAAGCGCGCCGGGTGTTAAGGACGCCGACCGGATCGCGGCCTTCATCCAAAACGCGCGCCGGTCGTAA
- the trpB gene encoding tryptophan synthase subunit beta, whose product MSNAYAWPDAQGRFGPYGGQFVAETLMPLIHELDAAYKAAKADPSFQAELDGYLEHYVGRESPLYFAERLTEHFGGANIWLKREDLNHTGAHKINNCMGQILLARRMGKTRIIAETGAGQHGVASATVSARFGLPCTVYMGAVDVERQQPNVFRMRLLGSEVFSVTAGAATLKDAMNEAMRDWVTNVSDTYYIIGTAAGPHPYPAMVRDFQSVIGKEIKSQSMARMGKLPEAVVACIGGGSNAIGAFHPFIEDEGVRLIGVEAAGHGLDTPDHAASLKGGRSGVLHGNRTYLLQDEDGNIVEGHSISAGLDYPGIGPEHAWLHDIGRAEYRSATDNEALEAFQLCSKLEGIIPALEPAHALARTGEVAREVGKGGDVVLLMSGRGDKDIFQVAKHLGVNL is encoded by the coding sequence CTGTCGAACGCCTACGCCTGGCCGGACGCGCAGGGTCGCTTCGGTCCGTATGGCGGTCAGTTTGTGGCCGAGACCCTGATGCCGCTGATCCATGAGCTGGACGCGGCCTACAAGGCGGCCAAGGCGGACCCCAGCTTCCAGGCCGAGCTGGACGGTTATCTGGAGCATTACGTCGGTCGCGAGAGCCCGCTGTATTTCGCCGAGCGCCTGACCGAACATTTCGGCGGGGCCAACATCTGGCTGAAGCGCGAGGACCTGAACCATACGGGCGCGCACAAGATCAACAACTGCATGGGCCAGATCCTGCTCGCCCGCCGCATGGGCAAGACGCGCATCATCGCCGAGACCGGCGCGGGGCAGCACGGCGTCGCCTCGGCGACCGTGTCGGCGCGGTTCGGCCTGCCCTGCACGGTCTATATGGGCGCGGTGGACGTGGAGCGGCAGCAGCCGAACGTGTTCCGCATGCGTCTGCTGGGTTCGGAAGTCTTCTCGGTCACGGCCGGCGCCGCGACCCTGAAGGACGCGATGAACGAGGCGATGCGCGACTGGGTCACCAACGTCTCGGACACCTATTACATCATCGGCACGGCGGCGGGTCCGCACCCCTATCCGGCCATGGTGCGCGATTTCCAGTCGGTGATCGGCAAGGAGATCAAGAGCCAGTCGATGGCCCGGATGGGCAAGCTGCCTGAAGCGGTGGTCGCCTGCATCGGCGGCGGGTCCAACGCCATCGGCGCCTTCCACCCCTTCATCGAGGACGAGGGCGTGCGCCTGATCGGCGTCGAAGCGGCCGGCCATGGTCTGGATACGCCGGATCACGCGGCCTCGCTGAAAGGCGGGCGGTCGGGCGTGCTGCACGGCAACCGGACCTACTTGCTTCAGGACGAGGACGGCAACATCGTCGAGGGGCACTCGATCTCGGCCGGTCTGGACTATCCGGGTATCGGGCCGGAACACGCCTGGCTGCACGACATCGGCCGGGCCGAATACCGCTCGGCGACGGACAATGAGGCGCTGGAAGCCTTCCAGCTGTGCTCGAAGCTGGAAGGCATCATTCCGGCGCTGGAGCCCGCCCACGCCCTGGCGCGGACGGGCGAAGTGGCGCGCGAAGTCGGCAAGGGCGGCGACGTCGTCCTGCTGATGTCGGGGCGCGGCGACAAGGACATCTTCCAGGTCGCCAAACATCTGGGAGTGAACCTGTGA
- the trpA gene encoding tryptophan synthase subunit alpha, translating into MTTARIDARFKALKAEGRAAFIPYVMGGDPSREEALEILNGLPAAGADIIELGFPFSDPMAEGPPIQRAAIRGMAAGFGLRATMDLAREFRQGDDATPIVLMGYLNPIESLGYDAFAAYAADCGIDGLIVVDCPPEEAGPLIEALDKVSISLIRLATPTSDDERLKIVVQGTSGFVYYVAVAGVTGVKEANADVVAPAVERVRKASGLPVAVGFGVKTPERAAEIARVADAVVVGSALVDEVAAALEANDPVAPRVLARVKALGDAVRSVAASASVAETV; encoded by the coding sequence ATGACCACCGCCCGTATCGATGCGCGCTTCAAGGCGCTGAAGGCCGAGGGCCGTGCGGCCTTCATTCCCTATGTGATGGGCGGCGATCCGTCGCGCGAAGAGGCGCTGGAGATCCTGAACGGCCTGCCGGCTGCGGGCGCCGACATCATCGAACTGGGCTTTCCGTTCAGCGATCCGATGGCCGAGGGGCCGCCGATCCAGCGGGCGGCGATCCGGGGCATGGCGGCGGGTTTCGGCCTGCGCGCGACGATGGATTTGGCCAGGGAATTCCGTCAGGGCGACGACGCCACGCCCATCGTGCTGATGGGCTATCTGAACCCGATCGAGAGCTTGGGCTATGACGCCTTCGCCGCCTACGCCGCCGACTGCGGCATCGACGGGCTGATCGTGGTGGACTGCCCGCCGGAAGAGGCCGGGCCGCTGATCGAGGCGCTGGACAAGGTGTCGATCTCGCTGATCCGCCTGGCGACGCCGACCTCGGACGACGAGCGGCTGAAGATCGTGGTCCAGGGCACATCGGGCTTCGTCTATTACGTCGCCGTCGCGGGCGTGACGGGCGTCAAGGAAGCGAACGCCGACGTGGTGGCGCCGGCGGTCGAGCGGGTGCGCAAGGCCTCGGGCCTGCCGGTCGCGGTCGGGTTCGGGGTCAAGACGCCTGAACGGGCCGCCGAGATCGCCCGTGTCGCCGATGCGGTGGTCGTCGGCTCGGCCCTGGTGGACGAGGTGGCGGCGGCGCTGGAGGCGAACGATCCCGTCGCGCCGCGCGTTCTGGCCCGGGTGAAGGCGCTGGGCGATGCGGTTCGATCCGTCGCCGCTAGTGCTTCCGTGGCGGAAACCGTCTAA
- the accD gene encoding acetyl-CoA carboxylase, carboxyltransferase subunit beta translates to MNDKTKPQEKRGGWLSRFAPGVRKIVSRRDTPDNLWVKDPDSGEMLYRSDLEAALWVTPSGRHMRIDAPTRLKATFDGGVFQSIDTPDVPEDPLKFSDGKSYKDRLNAARKAAGRKDTMAIGYGSVGGQDAVVIVQDFTFMGGSLGMAAGEAFIKAAREAVSRKVPLVCFTAAGGARMQEGALSLMQMARTTLAIEELKDARLPYAVVLTDPTTGGVTASYAMLGDVHLAEPGALIGFAGPRVIEATIREKLPPGFQRAEYLQEKGMVDRVVTRADLPRTLGQILSMLMGGTRAAA, encoded by the coding sequence ATGAACGACAAGACCAAGCCTCAGGAAAAGCGCGGCGGCTGGCTGAGCCGCTTTGCGCCGGGCGTGCGCAAGATCGTGTCGCGCCGCGACACCCCGGACAATCTCTGGGTCAAGGATCCCGACAGTGGCGAGATGCTGTATCGCTCGGACCTGGAGGCGGCCCTTTGGGTGACGCCGTCGGGCCGGCATATGCGCATCGATGCGCCGACGCGCCTGAAGGCCACCTTCGACGGCGGCGTCTTCCAGTCCATCGATACGCCCGACGTGCCGGAAGATCCGCTGAAATTCTCGGACGGCAAATCCTACAAGGATCGCCTGAACGCCGCGCGCAAGGCCGCGGGCCGCAAGGACACCATGGCCATCGGCTATGGTTCGGTCGGCGGTCAGGACGCGGTCGTGATCGTCCAGGACTTCACCTTCATGGGCGGGTCGCTGGGCATGGCGGCGGGCGAGGCCTTCATCAAGGCGGCGCGCGAGGCGGTCAGCCGTAAGGTTCCGCTGGTCTGTTTCACCGCCGCCGGCGGCGCGCGGATGCAGGAAGGCGCCCTGTCGCTGATGCAGATGGCGCGCACCACCCTGGCCATCGAAGAGCTGAAGGACGCCAGACTGCCTTATGCCGTGGTGCTGACGGATCCGACGACGGGCGGGGTGACGGCCTCCTACGCCATGTTGGGCGATGTGCATCTGGCCGAACCGGGCGCCCTGATCGGCTTCGCCGGGCCGCGCGTGATCGAGGCGACCATCCGCGAGAAGCTGCCGCCCGGCTTCCAGCGCGCCGAATATCTGCAGGAAAAGGGCATGGTGGACCGGGTCGTGACCCGCGCCGACCTGCCGCGCACCTTGGGTCAGATCCTGTCCATGCTGATGGGCGGGACGCGCGCCGCCGCCTGA